One genomic window of Pempheris klunzingeri isolate RE-2024b chromosome 12, fPemKlu1.hap1, whole genome shotgun sequence includes the following:
- the LOC139211053 gene encoding tetratricopeptide repeat protein 31 isoform X1, with the protein MVALMKFTRDICRLLGLGSGPPVQHQEEQMDFSAATPDPSDDATLSQDALNGEEDLSEEEKVRRRAERRKAKRKRRRKRKKQEQVKQNESAEQDDEDEDGGPESELDESESEGEVGADEEKQSLQKEEEKEAKSAAPHKCVATPVVASSGIKGQKTQARSAEEEPEWDVSSAFFANAASHIKPKGSSRKSKENKENEARRETNGTDTMTKKSASLTAEKGIKLVQEGQYLDAVSMFTEAIKCDPKDNRFFGNRSYCYYCLEQYPQALADAERSIQLAPDWPKGHFRRGSALMGMKRYGEAEKAMEQVLKLDKDCEEAVIDLFNCKVLQLMELGFEEGQSVLLLEKFSTVQAVLASCSEAARVVQPGSPCASLWVGNVTTELTEKRLWDLFKMYGEIESIRVLHERFCAFVNFKNANMAARAMEKLNGYCIENTRLVVRYPDRRTQRVLPIPLKTCLPVTQQAGAAAGPRRRGPVNGDECYFWRTTGCHFGDKCRYKHIPDQKGKDRKPWQP; encoded by the exons ATGGTTGCGCTCATGAAATTCACCAGGGATATATGCAGACTGTTGGGCCTCGGCAGCG GCCCCCCTGTCCAGCACCAGGAGGAGCAGATGGACTTTAGTGCCGCAACCCCTGACCCAAGTGATGATGCCACTTTGTCACAG GATGCATTAAATGGGGAGGAGGATTTGAGCGAGGAGGAGAAGGTCAGACGGAGGGCAGAGCGACGCAAAGCCAAGAGGAAG CGCCGTCGAAAACGGAAGAAGCAGGAGCAGGTTAAGCAAAACGAGAGTGCTGAACAG gatgatgaagacgaggatgGAGGTCCAGAGTCCGAACTGGATGAGAGCGAGTCAGAAGGAGAAGTTGGTGCTGATGAGGAGAAACAAAGTCtgcaaaaggaggaggaaaaagaagctAAATCAGCTGCCCCACACAAGTGTGTCGCCACTCCAGTCGTGGCTTCTTCAGGAATCAAAGGACAGAAGACCCAGGCCAGATCCGCTGAAGAG GAGCCGGAGTGGGACGTGAGCAGTGCCTTCTTTGCTAATGCTGCTAGCCATATCAAACCCAAAGGATCAAGTCGCAAGTCcaaagaaaacaaggagaaTGAGGCCAGGAGAGAG ACAAATGGAACTGACACCATGACCAAGAAAAGTGCGTCACTGACAG CAGAAAAAGGGATAAAGCTGGTGCAAGAGGGGCAGTATCTAGACGCTGTCAGTATGTTTACAGAAGCCATCAAATGTGATCCAAAGGATAACAG GTTCTTTGGGAATCGCTCCTATTGCTATTACTGCTTGGAGCAGTACCCCCAGGCCCTGGCAGATGCTGAACGCTCCATTCAGCTGGCCCCGGACTGGCCCAAGGGACACTTCCGCAGGGGCAGTGCTCTCATGGGTATGAAG cgGTATGGTGAGGCAGAGAAGGCCATGGAGCAGGTGCTGAAACTGGACAAAGACTGTGAGGAAGCTGTCATCGACCTGTTTAACTGCAAAGTGCTGCAGTTAATG GAGCTTGGTTTTGAAGAAGGACAAAGcgtcctgctgctggagaaatTTTCAACTGTGCAGGCTGTTTTGGCATCGTGCTCTGAAGCTGCCAGGG TTGTGCAACCAGG AAGCCCTTGCGCGTCGCTCTGGGTGGGAAATGTGACAACTGAACTAACTGAGAAACGCCTCTGGGACCTCTTTAAAAT GTATGGTGAGATAGAGAGTATCCGTGTGCTGCATGAGAGATTCTGTGCCTTTGTCAACTTTAAGAATGCAAACATGGCAGCTCGTGCCATGGAGAAACTAAAT GGTTATTGTATTGAGAACACACGTTTAGTGGTGCGCTACCCTGACCGTCGCACTCAGAGGGTCCTTCCCATTCCACTTAAGACCTGTCTCCCTGTCACACAGCAGGCAGGGGCAGCTGCTGG ACCTCGACGACGTGGCCCTGTGAACGGAGACGAGTGTTACTTCTGGAGAACCACCGGCTGCCATTTTGGGGACAAATGTCGCTACAAACACATTCCTGATCAGAAAGGCAAGGACAGGAAGCCCTGGCAGCCTTGA
- the LOC139211053 gene encoding tetratricopeptide repeat protein 31 isoform X2, which yields MVALMKFTRDICRLLGLGSGPPVQHQEEQMDFSAATPDPSDDATLSQDALNGEEDLSEEEKVRRRAERRKAKRKRRRKRKKQEQVKQNESAEQDDEDEDGGPESELDESESEGEVGADEEKQSLQKEEEKEAKSAAPHKCVATPVVASSGIKGQKTQARSAEEEPEWDVSSAFFANAASHIKPKGSSRKSKENKENEARRETNGTDTMTKKSASLTEKGIKLVQEGQYLDAVSMFTEAIKCDPKDNRFFGNRSYCYYCLEQYPQALADAERSIQLAPDWPKGHFRRGSALMGMKRYGEAEKAMEQVLKLDKDCEEAVIDLFNCKVLQLMELGFEEGQSVLLLEKFSTVQAVLASCSEAARVVQPGSPCASLWVGNVTTELTEKRLWDLFKMYGEIESIRVLHERFCAFVNFKNANMAARAMEKLNGYCIENTRLVVRYPDRRTQRVLPIPLKTCLPVTQQAGAAAGPRRRGPVNGDECYFWRTTGCHFGDKCRYKHIPDQKGKDRKPWQP from the exons ATGGTTGCGCTCATGAAATTCACCAGGGATATATGCAGACTGTTGGGCCTCGGCAGCG GCCCCCCTGTCCAGCACCAGGAGGAGCAGATGGACTTTAGTGCCGCAACCCCTGACCCAAGTGATGATGCCACTTTGTCACAG GATGCATTAAATGGGGAGGAGGATTTGAGCGAGGAGGAGAAGGTCAGACGGAGGGCAGAGCGACGCAAAGCCAAGAGGAAG CGCCGTCGAAAACGGAAGAAGCAGGAGCAGGTTAAGCAAAACGAGAGTGCTGAACAG gatgatgaagacgaggatgGAGGTCCAGAGTCCGAACTGGATGAGAGCGAGTCAGAAGGAGAAGTTGGTGCTGATGAGGAGAAACAAAGTCtgcaaaaggaggaggaaaaagaagctAAATCAGCTGCCCCACACAAGTGTGTCGCCACTCCAGTCGTGGCTTCTTCAGGAATCAAAGGACAGAAGACCCAGGCCAGATCCGCTGAAGAG GAGCCGGAGTGGGACGTGAGCAGTGCCTTCTTTGCTAATGCTGCTAGCCATATCAAACCCAAAGGATCAAGTCGCAAGTCcaaagaaaacaaggagaaTGAGGCCAGGAGAGAG ACAAATGGAACTGACACCATGACCAAGAAAAGTGCGTCACTGACAG AAAAAGGGATAAAGCTGGTGCAAGAGGGGCAGTATCTAGACGCTGTCAGTATGTTTACAGAAGCCATCAAATGTGATCCAAAGGATAACAG GTTCTTTGGGAATCGCTCCTATTGCTATTACTGCTTGGAGCAGTACCCCCAGGCCCTGGCAGATGCTGAACGCTCCATTCAGCTGGCCCCGGACTGGCCCAAGGGACACTTCCGCAGGGGCAGTGCTCTCATGGGTATGAAG cgGTATGGTGAGGCAGAGAAGGCCATGGAGCAGGTGCTGAAACTGGACAAAGACTGTGAGGAAGCTGTCATCGACCTGTTTAACTGCAAAGTGCTGCAGTTAATG GAGCTTGGTTTTGAAGAAGGACAAAGcgtcctgctgctggagaaatTTTCAACTGTGCAGGCTGTTTTGGCATCGTGCTCTGAAGCTGCCAGGG TTGTGCAACCAGG AAGCCCTTGCGCGTCGCTCTGGGTGGGAAATGTGACAACTGAACTAACTGAGAAACGCCTCTGGGACCTCTTTAAAAT GTATGGTGAGATAGAGAGTATCCGTGTGCTGCATGAGAGATTCTGTGCCTTTGTCAACTTTAAGAATGCAAACATGGCAGCTCGTGCCATGGAGAAACTAAAT GGTTATTGTATTGAGAACACACGTTTAGTGGTGCGCTACCCTGACCGTCGCACTCAGAGGGTCCTTCCCATTCCACTTAAGACCTGTCTCCCTGTCACACAGCAGGCAGGGGCAGCTGCTGG ACCTCGACGACGTGGCCCTGTGAACGGAGACGAGTGTTACTTCTGGAGAACCACCGGCTGCCATTTTGGGGACAAATGTCGCTACAAACACATTCCTGATCAGAAAGGCAAGGACAGGAAGCCCTGGCAGCCTTGA